From a single Gammaproteobacteria bacterium genomic region:
- a CDS encoding type II toxin-antitoxin system HicB family antitoxin: MRQVIIYKGQDDYWIAECASLPGCISQGHTKEEAVNNIKEAIEGYIAALREDGLAVPEERFETLLVAV; the protein is encoded by the coding sequence ATGCGACAGGTCATCATCTACAAAGGCCAGGATGACTACTGGATTGCGGAATGCGCAAGCCTTCCGGGTTGTATTTCTCAAGGACACACCAAAGAAGAAGCGGTCAACAACATAAAAGAGGCCATTGAAGGTTATATTGCCGCGCTGCGAGAAGATGGTCTGGCAGTTCCCGAAGAGCGCTTTGAAACGCTGCTCGTCGCCGTGTGA